AACCACATGAAACTGACATTACATACTTGTTGTCTAACTAAAATTATGCTCTGAAGATGCTTTTTTACTGGCAAGATGTTAAGCTGTGATTAGTATATTGTGTTAAAGGGACACACTTACTGCTGGTATTCCATGCTTTAGGCCTTAAAGGTGACAGAACCACAGAATCGTCATTTCGCACTACGATATGCTGAAATTAAAAGGTTACAATGTGATAGGATTTGATGCAAGTGCTATACAGGCTGGCAAAGACAACAGCAAGGCAGTGGTGATGGCAGgccgcgatatttcttttcgcacatcagttggggacccctcatgaaacgtcacaaaataaacatgaatattcattagttatATCCATGTGTGTGTGATGTAACAACAattcactaaagcttggttcccactagaacgtaacgcaaggacgtaaacgcaacgcaagcgttttaaccaatgacaagcgaagttatagacagttagcaatcacaagcgaataagccatcgcttgtgattggtcaattcacttgcgttgcgttacgtccttgtgttgcgtcgctagtgggaaccacgcttaaagcgtggttcccactagaacgcaacgcaacgtaacgcagcgacgtatcgacacaaagtgctgtattgcgtaatcacaagtgggaaccgacgacgccaCAGTGCTGCAAatatcgcaggtttgatttcacgcaggcggggaaatcacaatgattggaagggcatttttcttccgttgcgtaggttgcgttacgttgcgtcgctagtgggaaccaagctttatggaAACGCTTTCTGTCGAATGGATTAGAttatggactttacatgtcgatgtatgaGGTTCGAATCTCATGAACAACTTCTTTTTACTTAatagtgagagagattatttagagggttaggttcagttatattaaagcgtggttcccactagcgacgcaacgtaacgcaagctacgcaacgtaagaaaatgcccttgcagtcattgtgttttcccccgcctgcgtgaaatcaaaactgcgatgtttgcagcagcAGTGTttcgtcgtcggttcccacttgtgattacgcaatacatcactttgcgtcgatacatCGCTGCGTtgcattctagtgggaaccacgctgtAGGAAGTtgttcggctatctttcacataaggggTCCACAacttatgtacaaaaaaaaatcgcttGCAGGCCTAGGTATGATACAAGGATTTTTGTTGTGACATTACACATATTTTGGCTATATTTCGCTTGACAATTTGACGTACTTTGTCTCTGATCGATATTTGTATCGGGTCATTTATGCCATGGAACAaccctaaagcgtggttcccactagaacgcaacgcaacgtaacgcagcgacgtatcgacgcaaagtgctgtattgcgtaatcacaagtgggaaccgacgacgcaacagtgctactaaaatcgcaggtttgatttcacgtaggcgggggcaaacacaattattggaagggtaTTTTGgcacgttgcgttacgttgcgtcgctagtgtgaACCAAACTTAACCCTATAGATTATTATCGTTCAGAAATAAAAGCAAAACATATTAGGTTACTTTGTAGCGTTACTATTTTGAGTGGTTTAGCATTAAttttggttctcactaggacacAACGTAGACgaaacgcaagcgagttgaccaatcacacgcgactgttcgaataatatatcgcttgtgattggtcaaataactttgcgttgcgttacgtccttgcgttgcgtcctagtgggaaccaagctttattagGAATAAGTAAAGCGTTGATACTTTAATATAAGCgtgttaattaaataatgtatacagtAGCTTATATCTTAACCGATTACTATATCAGCAAACTAAGatcaaaatacaattataaataaataaatacatttttagattAAGTATTGGGGATGATGATATCGGTTATACAAGTTtacaaattatgaaaaatatgGAACGCCAACAAGATTATAGTAAGAGTAAGTAAAATGATGAAGCACAATTAAATAGTACAATGTTGCGATATGAAAGTGTACAGGTACATAAATGATAAATGACATAAGTAACCGTACGGTTCCTCCATGCCGTACGCGCACAATTTGTGCGTAAATTGaaatatggaacgccaaaaacCATGACACTGCGgaagaaatattatttcctCTATGGTGACACATAATTGTCATATTGGCGTTTCATATTTAAATCGAGAATTTtgaaagtgaaaaaaaataatcagcTGCAGTGCGTATCAATACTCACACGGGCGATTTTTAAATGACTGCGCGTGGTAGCGCGAGTACGGTATATGACGTCATTAATTGCATACGTTCAAGATGAAACAGAATGATCTATGAATAGCAATCTTGGTGTGAAAATTAAGTTGTATTTTTAAACACAACACTGATCAACAAGTATGATttgaccaaggcaatctaattTTCTTTCTAATTTTTGTTCTTCTACTGCATAGAATTTGATACATAAAGCAAAACGCCCTTTAAGCAGAGAAGCAACGTcgtttaaaaaaagttatataGTTAAATATATACGTCATCAAGATCTTGAGTGTGATTGGCTGAGACACGACGATCGTGCaacgttttatttttaaacagtttgcAGAGAGGATTACATATCTTGCACTCATTctagattaaaatataaatgcGCAAACAGAACATAAAAGTATAATAAACTAGTATGTAGATTGATTAAACATTAACCTAAAATGTTTCACATTGGTAAAGGCTAACGCACGCGcactagaaaaaaataaatatttctggCATGCGTTGATGATCTCCTTTTAAAAATCTATGAAGAACGCAAAGGTATAACAATGTGCGCAGTAGGGCTCTAAATGTCATGCGTGGTATTAAACCGGAAGTATGATGACGAGACCTAGAATGATGCAGAGACCTAGAATGATGCATGATGGTAAATACAATggtataaataaacattaaaaaaggaacattaaaatgttaggaaaatgaaaacaaagttagtgttatcatatttttttatgagtAGTATGCAGACAAAAGATTACAATGAAAGTTGAAAAAATGATGATTAAATGAATAAAGTTGATTAGAGAGAACACTGATTGCAGGCTAGGCATTCTTACCGGACTGTTCTTCATAATGCCATTATTCCTAGGTCTTAACTCTCGCCAATccttaaataaaatttaacgtAAAATTCCAATTGTTGTACATAATCCTAGAACTTCATAACTGAGgtggtaaatttattttgaaacagtagtagtagtagtagtggtagtagtagtattaaCTACTACCTTCACTACATCTTTAGAGTTAGACCTACACTATAGTCAAGAGATTGGCTACACCAGCAACTGAATTGTTGTTGTAGTTTGCTCGGGTTTACAAACAAAAGTTTGTTACAGTGTAGACTTTCCAAACATATTTTCAGTTTGTCGAAGTTTGTCAACTGCtttacactagcaaactttactGAATTGTTGTAGTTTGCTCGGGTTTACAAACTAAAGTTTGCTACAGTGTAGACTTTCGCAAACTTATTTTCAGTTTGCTGACTTTTGTCAACTGCTCTACACTGTAATAGCAAACTTTAGAAAACTTTTCCTAACAAAATCGAAGTAATTTGGTCGAATTTTCAAACAATGTTTGTCCGTGAAGACTACTGTAGACTAGGCTTTAGTAATACAAGTTAGTTTGCGAGTAATGGTAAAATTAGCAAAATGGAAAACAGTGGGTAAATATTCCCATGTGACATCACAATTTACCAATACTTACCGATTCATATTTATTGTCAAAGTTATTCCTTTTTTTGCCTTTGTATTTATTCGACGTCATGTGCTCGATTCCGACAACAACGAACGATAGCACAATGCCCATCATCAAGATGTAGAACGCGCCAGCTATTTTGCTCAGTCCTATCTCATTGGCATTGGCATTTCTGGCAAGATTCGCAGGATCGTCGCTACACGAACTTTCTCTTTCAAACCATTTCTTGCGCATGTCTTCTAGTTCACCGTCTTCTTGCAGCTTAAGAATActaaaaaatgatgataataataatttatttggaagttaaactttttaaacagtggcacacttcttgaatgaagtaattaaaatagaaatataagaAAAGTAATTTAACAAGAAAACTTAAACCAAATtatgtacaatatataaaagtaaaaaaagtaGCCTAATACAGGATATAAAATTGATCAGAAACGAGAATACACAGTCGATTCTCGGTACTGCATCTctttccgaagtatcataggaatatttggtaatacaacatcacatgtgtttcacatgtagtaaccttacatgatacagccaccacatgtgatacaaatgAGATGATATATTACCAAATAATCTTATGATACTTCTGAAACagatagtatgtggagatacagcattGGGAATCATAACTTATACTTACGCCATTGACATTTTGTCTCTATAAGGTGAGCCTTGGGCGGTAGCGATACCATACCCCTTAAGATTAAATGGTTTACCAACAGTCATTAGATCACACTCGGCCTGCTTGATATAATCTAAAATTGGTGCGTCCCAAAAGAAAGCGTAGCCCCCTTCTGATACTCGGTTATACCCTGCCTTATCGCTTTCAACCCACGGTGAATTTTCCGGCAAGTGTTCATCTGAGTTCATATAGCTCCACATAATTTCATATATACCGGTGTGTTTCCTTTTCTCAAAATATTTCTGTAAACTGCTTCCGTTTATTGTACCGTATGAAATCTTCTTTTGGTAAGCCAGATCTTCCAGAGAGTTTATTGGATTTTCCATCCGGGTTACTGTAAGAAAGGCGGCGAGATTGGCGGTATACGTCGCTATGATGATCAGTGCGAACATCCACCACGCGGCACTTAAGATTCTACCAGATATTGATATTGGAGTGTTGTCACCGCCTAAAAATCgaaatataattatatcttTAAATCAAATAGCTTGGTGTATTGGTTAGCATTGTAGAGCCTGTGTGTTTCGAAAGAAGGCAACATAATTGAATCATATAAAAGAGCAAGTTGATCAAGTTTAGGTATGCCAAATTTACAAACTTTTAATCAATTAGTAAAAATCTATATCTAAAGCTTTTTGTTATTCTAGAAGCGTTTTTTAATAAAAGCTTGCAATTTAGCATGTTCTGACGGGTATTTAAAAGCGGTGTTCGTTCTTAAGTAGGTTATAAGTAAATTAAAAGTTAAACTTGCTTATAATAATGAAGTTGATGTTTTCTCTGTCTATCATAACATTATAGTACAACATAGTTGGAAACACATGCAATCACGGCAGATAAAAACTAGTTCTAATGTTTCtacttaaataattattatttctacaGTATGATATGACTTGTTCCCGAGCATATAAACTGGACAAGGAATGAAAGAAGATGACGGAATACAAATGATGACTGATCGATAGAGGAAAATTGGTGAAGAGAAATGTATCTACGATGCAActataatgacgtcattaatGTTTGGATTTGGAACCACTGAAATCTATAATAGTATTCACCATAAAAGAGTGGTGACAGTCACTGCACGCGATAACATGCACAAAGTTTAAAAAGGAGAAAGATATGAgattgtgataaaaaaaattgagataaaaaatgaatgaaatgagcATGGATGCAAGGtagtgaagaaaaaaaaagaagagctTCAACCCATGCGATTGAGGGCGCACCTGCCAACTACATGCAAATTAGCAAAGGCGCCAAGACGCAGACGACAAAAGAGATATTTGCCTGTTTGTGTGTGTATTCGCTCATATTTCCACGGAGCTGTTAACAAAATCGAACGCAACGTATgcaaataaagaaaatataagaaTCAAGAAAATATGTagctttaaaattgaaataaacttCTGTCTTGTGGCAAATACCTCTAGTATAGTCTTGTCCTTTTAAAAGTTAGGgaatagaaaaaaacaaactacGCATGCGTCAAACGATTTCTAAACCTGCGAAAAAttgcaattaaattaaaacacgATAAATGAACGTGTTTGCCTagtattacataaaataaaaactttgtTGAGCAAATTTTCCTCTCATAGAAGTAGACACAAATCCCAGAGGTATTCGCCCCTTCGaccaattatttaaacaaattatttaagaacaaaaacaaccacaaataaatataaatatttgtatgtttAATAAGCTAATTAGTATGTGCTTTAAACTGTAACGTATTAATCATCTCATATAAAGGGTATTGCCCGAAAACTTCTAAAAACCAAAATGATGTTTTCAAAATCGAatgcaaataaattaaaactgaacatatctatatattattcataaaataCACTAACAACAGTAATACGTCATCAAAGATAtttgaagcttggttcccactaggacgtaaccgcaacaacgcaagcaagttgaccaatgacaaccgacagtttgaataatccatcgcttgtgattggtcaaatcacgtacgttgcgttacgtccttgcgttgcgtctctagtgggaaccaagcattaggcACATATCCATACTTGAATTGATGATACTGATGATTGTCGCAatgcatattaaaataattatgtttaaaaataaaaatggtttaaaataatGAAGGTAAATATTTTGACGAACCTTGCTGCATACACGATGCAAACGCAAACCACATACTATTCCTAAAGTTGAAGTCGTCAACATCCGGGCTTCTATCATTACTTCGATAACTGCTGTAAGGACTGAGCCTATCCAAAACGTAAACAAGAATACCAACAACAAACAGCGCAGCCAAAATTGAAAACCAAACCGTCCAAGCGAGAGGATCGAGAAAAGCGAAAACGTTATGTTGCTCTTGAGGTTTTTTCATTAATATTCCCACGCCGTAGTTCATATATGGCTTGGTAAAATCGATCACTTCCTCTCGATCTGAATTAATAATCATACCGGCCAACGCAATGTCTGCCcgctgtaaaaaaaaagaatcataTAGATCTAGGCTATGTATGTTAATACTAAACACCAATAAAACTTACGgtaatactaaaaaaagtaTGTTTTGTGCCTTCACAAACTCTTCAAAAATGTTATGTATGCAATTAAGAAATGACATTTCATTCcaattctcactcctgaggacgatcaaagcatattgaatgaaacgtcgagaaacCCAGGGacttttcagaactaaatatACGTGGTGCAGTTACATAAAATACTGAACCAAGACAGCCTCTTACGTCATAGTAAACCTCTCCAATGAGTCCATTCCAGGTCCCATCACCTTCCTTGACACCATATTGTTTGTCTGGCACATCATATATTTGATATTTGAAGTCCAAATCTTCTGCAATTTTCTTTATCAACTCGATACAAAAACCGGTATGTCTGGGCCCATCGACTGTGTCCTCTTTTACAACAAACGGTGCTTCCTAAATagataagataatataaagataaataataaacaagtaaAGAAAAGGAAgaaattattataaacctatatCTAAAAAAGCACATACCAACAGACTATAAAAATTGATGTTtagataatttatattaatagcTTGCTATTCTTTTAAAAgagttattacaatattttggtttctcgTGGTTTAACATCAGTTCAAAATTCGCGCTCTTCTTGCAGGCATAGGATACGTCAACTTTTCCTAATATAGCGGCCTTTCATTTTTACGACGCGCCACGCGCATAACAGCTAGTTATAGAATATGTACACGTCACGTGAAGAATGATGACGTACGtcgtgaaaaaaaaatgtcacgTTCAGCTCGTTTCTTGACGACACGCGGGCACTAGTTGTTCCGTCTGTAAACGTTTTATTCGAGCCTTTGTATGTTTGCAACGTGACCTTTTGACCTACCTCAATTGTAACAATTCGTAGCGTCTTATTAGGTGGAAACGAATTCTTGAAAACAAAAAGTCGTGCTGTTAGATTGACTCCGTTGACTGGATCCCAAGTCCCAACCTGTAGAAAAACATCATTACggatgatttttaaaatgacttACTTGCACACCAAAAGAAAAACTCCGGAGACGCTCCGGAGTTGACACCctggtgttttggtgtgaaaggggtattatagTACACGGTTAAGAATCATTCAAAGACCTCAATTACCTTTGCCGACGACAAAATATTTGATGTTCGTTGAATTGTTAGGATTTCCATGGCAACATAATTGTTTTCATCAGATTTTGAGAGATTAATCAATCCCGTGAGACCTGGTACCGGTTTCATCTTTATCAAAATATAGATAATCAATACTTTGTTAGATCacatgatataggcctatattatctgCAATAACTATAGTGGATGTTAGATAACATTAAAAGACtggtgacgtcacagcaatttacggcgacggctgtacggcgagcgcgCGCGGCGCGATATCGTAAATCTCGCGATTGTTCTGAAGTCATATGTACATacctaatacgttgttaaaatatggttttcaaaattcattttgGTTACGACTGCAGAAGCAGCGTTAGAAACGCTTTGTATAACGCATTGGTACGTTTTTCGTAAATCAGCGTTTCTTGATTTGAATAGATAGTTTAAGACGGTTAGAACATAAACTAATGAATAAGATGATTACATACCGATCGGACAGTACTCATTATCTTCGAACCTGTCTCCCATATGTCCTTTTTTCttcgtaaacatttatttttcattgggtTGTCCCAACTTTCATTGACTTGACGATCCATGGCGGTTGCTACAAATCGGACTGCATCGTACAAATACGCAGCCGTTACCTACATATACAATTGTTTATTAACAAAtcaggtttatcgcaaatagcgtgcGCGACGCATGGTGGGAAGGATTTAGGgcaaacgtcacgacgcgtacgtacgtgatttgttgtttgtacgtacgcgtcgtgacgtttgctcccaaacccttcccaccatgcattgtgcaatgacgttcttctcgaaatcaagctatttgcgatgAACCTATGGTATGATGTTGACGAATAATGTGCAAGTACGTGTGCTTTGTGATGACTAAAATAGATTAACTAAAATCAATTTGATCACAGAGATATGAAAGTTATTGTAACAgccctttgatcttatgtctggctgcgacaaacaCCAAcggtactgtactatgtacatattctccgcggTGTGGTGTCTGTTAACTAAACAATATTGAGGGAGCCAATTGACCAATCGAATCAGTCAAGAAGTTTAGGAGGCCAGGAAATGAtagtgtcgcagccacagacaACCTCTTGAGCTTCCCTGGTCCGATGAACGCCGAGACCCACTATTTTTGTGTGTGCAAATGTATCCAATGTATAGAGTataattacgtcagagtagagCAAATATTTGACCAATTATTTTCGTCTACGCACCTGGATATCTCCAAGAGGGCTTGGCGTGATGACCGTCTGATTGGTATCGTGGTGGAGGTGTGGATGCAGGCTTCTCCAGGCTTCCACGAACTCTTTCGGTTCAGTCTTGATCAGCATCTCGTGTCGTAACAACGTCATAATCCCCGTGTCCGAATAGTTAAAGAAGTTTAACTCATCTCCTGTctaaattataacaaaataatgaatatctAACGATCTAATACACAATTTGCACATTCTTTTGGTTGTTAAAGGCCAACCCAGACCGCGTCTCGTCGGGagaaaacatgtttaaagttctccCGACGACATAAAAACGACGCTACCTCAAGACGACTCGTCTCgtcgggattcaactcagacagcaccgacAAGTAAAGACGTTtcgtcgggcctcgtcgtaTGACGTTGTCTGAGTTGGTCTTAAGCCAACAAAACTAAACGAAAATCACCAATATACGCAATTGACGAGTCAAATGTTATCATGCGCGCACGCTGAAAAATGATCTTAATTTACAACTACCGTATAAATGTTTTCTTGATAACTTACCTCATCATAACTCTCAGTGGGTGCTACTTCTCCTTTCGGGTACTCCTAAAAgaaatttatatttctttttattttcaaactatTGTAAAGATAGTAAAGTAATAGTAAAGATACACTATTTAACCACCAACCTAGATACACGTACACGATATACTGAATTGCGTTTAATGACAATAACTGCAACAATTAGTGTATGTTTTAaggttaattataatttaagtCTTTCTTTCAAATATTTGACACTGAAATTATGTCAAAAGTTTAAAATCTACGAATATTTTTGGATAACAACTGTTTTAAAACGtgattaattattaacaaaCGTGAAAAACAAGTATTGATACGTGGAAACGCGACaatatacgtgacgtcacgttCTTGCCGATACGTCACAGTTGTTGCTACATGAAGCAACGATTGTTACACAAATGGAGGAACTCATTGCTGCGTTACACGATTGCTGTTTGCGCAAAGAAAGTAGCGTGGCGTACACTGGTTACCACGCACGTGCAGCTTGCGTGCTACTGTACAGCACCCATTATTTCATCAGAGTGCTAAATGCACATTTTAAAAACTGCCGTTCATTCGCATGTCATGCTGCATCAGTTGTGCATCGTTCCTACATCATGTAGCAATACAAGTTATTACGTCATTATCATGTATAGTCACGTTTGCGCAAGCGCATTAATAGTACTAACCATTAACCTGACTATCCATACATATACACAAGAGGGAGATCACAAACAACACTATCACATTTACATGTTTTACATTCTGTATGGTTAATGTACTCATAGACGAGCATAATTAGGTCTACGCGCGCGCCATAGTATTtccgttaaataaacaataaccaATAGAAGCCATTTCATAGTTTCACAACTACGCATGCTCGCTTCGCAACTTCAAGGAATAAAGGAGAATGGTAgacttcccccccccccccccaagtcTATAGTTAATTCGAGGCTTTTCGATGTTTGTTTACAAGCTCAAAtagtacacgtatgaaacgccatatgtgccaaaatatttatccttTAACTAATGTTAAGTCAACGCAGACTAGGGTAATGGGTGTGGTGTGAAACGTGTGCAATGAAATTGGAAGTGGTAGGATGGTCCCATTCGTAATATATAAGAGTAAAGCAGTACTGTACTTCTgaccaagtaggcctacagcatGAGCACATACTATGAAATAGCTTCTATTGCATTGGCAAacacattacaaaaaaaagcatTAGGTCTATGTAAAGAATATTGTGTTTTTGCATGGCAAGGAAACATGGCGGCCAGTTTATTAAAACTACGTTTAATATCAAACACTGTGATCCAATTATTGTTCTAAAGCAGTCGAATTTGGGTgcaactaattaaaaaaaaacaaagttattaacattatattaatgttattgatGTACTGATATGAAGTGCAGCACTAGAGGGCGTGATTAAAT
This is a stretch of genomic DNA from Antedon mediterranea chromosome 3, ecAntMedi1.1, whole genome shotgun sequence. It encodes these proteins:
- the LOC140045447 gene encoding glutamate receptor ionotropic, delta-2-like isoform X6, whose translation is MNVFIICLLLLSLHHIVGGISGTSNTEMPTNIYIGVMLEDPTQKERDIVELAAQQINESKNILANITFSYHLKFFKSADTYEVLSEVCSWIEENITALVSSATCETNLAIQSIAEEYNIPHFAVPKDKCPKEKNNSFTVSIRPSFEHQNVMLFEIIKRLEWIKVCIFYDSDIAFRNVEDMLQEASNKNYYLEVVLFRLEKNKTGELDTVSSLDLANKSSIKKMIVFCNTMNSLKLLQRAANHGMANGNGNYKWIVTTQMSRDEVRPLTEYPKGEVAPTESYDETGDELNFFNYSDTGIMTLLRHEMLIKTEPKEFVEAWRSLHPHLHHDTNQTVITPSPLGDIQVTAAYLYDAVRFVATAMDRQVNESWDNPMKNKCLRRKKDIWETGSKIMSTVRSMKPVPGLTGLINLSKSDENNYVAMEILTIQRTSNILSSAKVGTWDPVNGVNLTARLFVFKNSFPPNKTLRIVTIEEAPFVVKEDTVDGPRHTGFCIELIKKIAEDLDFKYQIYDVPDKQYGVKEGDGTWNGLIGEVYYDRADIALAGMIINSDREEVIDFTKPYMNYGVGILMKKPQEQHNVFAFLDPLAWTVWFSILAALFVVGILVYVLDRLSPYSSYRSNDRSPDVDDFNFRNSMWFAFASCMQQAPWKYERIHTQTGGDNTPISISGRILSAAWWMFALIIIATYTANLAAFLTVTRMENPINSLEDLAYQKKISYGTINGSSLQKYFEKRKHTGIYEIMWSYMNSDEHLPENSPWVESDKAGYNRVSEGGYAFFWDAPILDYIKQAECDLMTVGKPFNLKGYGIATAQGSPYRDKMSMAILKLQEDGELEDMRKKWFERESSCSDDPANLARNANANEIGLSKIAGAFYILMMGIVLSFVVVGIEHMTSNKYKGKKRNNFDNKYESSTQRVPVDEYETIDKF
- the LOC140045447 gene encoding glutamate receptor ionotropic, delta-2-like isoform X4, whose protein sequence is MNVFIICLLLLSLHHIVGGISGTSNTEMPTNIYIGVMLEDPTQKERDIVELAAQQINESKNILANITFSYHLKFFKSADTYEVLSEVCSWIEENITALVSSATCETNLAIQSIAEEYNIPHFAVPKDKCPKEKNNSFTVSIRPSFEHQNVMLFEIIKRLEWIKVCIFYDSDIAFRNVEDMLQEASNKNYYLEVVLFRLEKNKTGELDTVSSLDLANKSSIKKMIVFCNTMNSLKLLQRAANHGMANGNGNYKWIVTTQMSRDEVRPLTEYPKGEVAPTESYDETGDELNFFNYSDTGIMTLLRHEMLIKTEPKEFVEAWRSLHPHLHHDTNQTVITPSPLGDIQVTAAYLYDAVRFVATAMDRQVNESWDNPMKNKCLRRKKDIWETGSKIMSTVRSMKPVPGLTGLINLSKSDENNYVAMEILTIQRTSNILSSAKVGTWDPVNGVNLTARLFVFKNSFPPNKTLRIVTIEEAPFVVKEDTVDGPRHTGFCIELIKKIAEDLDFKYQIYDVPDKQYGVKEGDGTWNGLIGEVYYDRADIALAGMIINSDREEVIDFTKPYMNYGVGILMKKPQEQHNVFAFLDPLAWTVWFSILAALFVVGILVYVLDRLSPYSSYRSNDRSPDVDDFNFRNSMWFAFASCMQQAPWKYERIHTQTGGDNTPISISGRILSAAWWMFALIIIATYTANLAAFLTVTRMENPINSLEDLAYQKKISYGTINGSSLQKYFEKRKHTGIYEIMWSYMNSDEHLPENSPWVESDKAGYNRVSEGGYAFFWDAPILDYIKQAECDLMTVGKPFNLKGYGIATAQGSPYRDKMSMAILKLQEDGELEDMRKKWFERESSCSDDPANLARNANANEIGLSKIAGAFYILMMGIVLSFVVVGIEHMTSNKYKGKKRNNFDNKYESDWRELRPRNNGIMKNSPSTQRVPVDEYETIDKF